One genomic region from Pseudochaenichthys georgianus chromosome 15, fPseGeo1.2, whole genome shotgun sequence encodes:
- the LOC117460093 gene encoding golgin subfamily A member 6-like protein 25 yields the protein MDRRSHQNNPRGNPRPFDHGAEADRAYKQIHCRNGQINGLEEYRGAFQEERTTFCHSMRKQKDKIKRLEELLKYRDSGLHKENTKLVDTIMEHEAEISRLNGNIENAECQHKRQMDQIVARHEAEKGNVSDEKAQATSDSENNDVPLQCDPEIIQLRMRKGETMKELMRQGEELLECVTILEDRNSDLEEKMEAAELQHKKQLEDTVALYETQQQKLSDQHNEANLVTLNLLQRREEQLLQCEEKFTKSLAENTLTWESEKQKMEMKLKEVEKRKKYQASRNKTLQTEFQQMEDQLKRQEEMFSKDLADKSHTWETEKQQMVTTLNEVTQEKNNMTKETLTLESEFKQVEAKLKQVEKEKDRQAENNLSCETDVKQLKEQLREQEEKFSKDLADKSHTWETEKQQMVTTLNELTQEKNNMTKETLTLESEFKQVEAKLKQVEKEKDRLAENNLSCETDVKQLKEQLREQEEKFSKDLADKSHTWETEKQQMVTTLNEVTQEKNNMTKETLTLESEFKQVEAKLKQVEKEKDRLAENNLSCETDVKQLKEQLREQEEKFSKDLAEKQLNWEQFVQCKETDVKQLENQLEDQKKKFSKDLDQNQESWVHLVETKLKEVTQKKDDLVKKHQSMETKLHLTETQLEQVEEQRDDLAQRRLSWATTEKKMEEEKELLEDLCLHMKNKSRGFFSRRRGETEDRDVALQKMISKMQEKKMRKKAKDARNTSSEKMEDASGDSAPAGQQ from the coding sequence ATGGATAGAAGAAGCCACCAGAACAACCCGAGGGGAAACCCGAGGCCATTCGACCATGGAGCAGAAGCAGATCGGGCTTACAAGCAGATCCACTGCAGAAATGGCCAGATAAACGGCCTGGAGGAGTATCGTGGGGCATTTCAGGAAGAGAGGACGACATTTTGCCACAGTATGCGCAAACAAAAAGACAAGATCAAACGTCTTGAGGAGCTCCTGAAGTACAGGGACTCAGGGCTCCACAAAGAGAACACAAAGCTGGTCGACACCATCATGGAGCATGAGGCAGAAATCTCCCGTCTGAATGGCAATATTGAAAATGCAGAATGCCAACACAAGAGGCAGATGGACCAAATTGTGGCAAGGCATGAGGCAGAGAAAGGAAATGTCTCAGACGAGAAGGCCCAGGCGACATCTGACAGCGAGAACAATGATGTTCCCCTGCAGTGTGACCCAGAGATCATCCAACTGAGGATGAGGAAAGGGGAGACCATGAAAGAGCTGATGAGACAAGGGGAAGAACTCCTTGAGTGTGTGACCATCTTGGAGGATAGAAACAGTGAtctggaggagaagatggaagcTGCAGAGCTTCAACACAAGAAGCAGCTGGAAGACACAGTGGCATTGTATGAGACACAGCAACAGAAGCTCTCAGACCAACACAACGAGGCCAACCTGGTGACTTTAAACCTGCTGCAGAGAAGAGAGGAACAACTCCTTCAATGCGAGGAAAAGTTCACCAAGAGCCTGGCCGAAAATACTCTCACCTGGGAGAGTGAGAAGCAAAAGATGGAGATGAAATTGAAAGAGGTGGAGAAGAGGAAAAAATACCAGGCCAGTAGAAACAAGACCTTGCAGACGGAATTCCAACAGATGGAGGACCAGTTGAAAAGGCAAGAGGAAATGTTCTCCAAAGACCTGGCCGATAAGAGTCACACCTGGGAGACTGAGAAGCAACAGATGGTGACAACACTAAATGAGGTGACTCAGGAAAAGAACAACATGACCAAGGAAACCCTGACCTTGGAGtctgagttcaaacaggtggagGCTAAATTAAAGCAGGTGGAAAAGGAGAAAGATCGCCAGGCCGAGAATAACCTGAGCTGTGAGACGGACGTCAAACAGCTGAAAGAACAGCTGAGAGAGCAGGAGGAGAAGTTCTCCAAAGACCTGGCCGATAAGAGTCACACCTGGGAGACTGAGAAGCAACAGATGGTGACAACACTAAATGAGTTGACTCAGGAAAAGAACAACATGACCAAGGAAACCCTGACCTTGGAGtctgagttcaaacaggtggagGCTAAATTAAAGCAGGTGGAAAAGGAGAAAGATCGCCTGGCCGAGAATAACCTGAGCTGTGAGACGGACGTCAAACAGCTGAAAGAACAGCTGAGAGAGCAGGAGGAGAAGTTCTCCAAAGACCTGGCCGATAAGAGTCACACCTGGGAAACTGAGAAGCAACAGATGGTGACAACACTAAATGAGGTGACTCAGGAAAAGAACAACATGACCAAGGAAACCCTGACCTTGGAGtctgagttcaaacaggtggagGCTAAATTAAAGCAGGTGGAAAAGGAGAAAGATCGCCTAGCCGAGAATAACCTGAGCTGTGAGACGGACGTCAAACAGCTGAAAGAACAGCTGAGAGAGCAGGAGGAGAAGTTCTCCAAAGACCTGGCTGAAAAACAGCTGAACTGGGAGCAGTTTGTCCAATGCAAGGAGACGGATGTCAAGCAGTTGGAAAACCAATTGGAAGATCAGAAGAAGAAGTTCTCCAAAGACCTGGACCAGAACCAGGAGAGCTGGGTTCATTTGGTGGAGACCAAATTAAAGGAGGTAACTCAGAAGAAGGACGACCTGGTCAAGAAACACCAGAGCATGGAGACCAAGCTTCACCTGACGGAGACACAACTGgaacaggtggaggagcagagGGACGACCTGGCTCAGAGAAGACTGAGCTGGGCAACGACTGAGaaaaagatggaggaggaaAAGGAACTTCTGGAAGACCTCTGTCTTCACATGAAGAATAAGAGCAGAGGTTTCTTCTCTCGCAGGAGGGGGGAGACTGAGGATAGAGACGTTGCCTTGCAGAAAATGATAAGCAAGATGCAAGAGAAGAAGATGAGGAAGAAAGCCAAAGATGCAAGAAACACCTCCTCAGAGAAGATGGAGGATGCTTCTGGTGATTCAGCTCCAGCTGGACAACAGTAA